One window of the Rufibacter radiotolerans genome contains the following:
- a CDS encoding S9 family peptidase, translating into MKIWFCLLVVLSSIGNVAAQMGSSVSFEKVISLKQVGSPLISPDGKSIVYSVTSTDWASNNYDTELWLSHNGAAPQPLTRTAKGSSTSARITPDSKFVSFLADRGEKNQLYIIPVTGGEALQVSKDEDGVGSYEWSPDGKRLAYTKAEADSKVEKTTKDRFGAFFIEGEDFKRSHLWLLNFHYDSISLAGQLPCYAVKKDSLPSSSTPAVHLQDCVKLPMARKITSGDFTVTNFQWSPDGKTIAFNRQPNPLINSSLRSDIVTINVDTKEMKTLVSNPTGDFFTRWSPDGKAFVYSSSLNDSTTYYFKNNRLFIYDTQTAKSREISQAIDENKNVLDWNKNGIYLVALEKTRQMVFEVDPKTGKSKALNLGLDLVANVAFSKNTDLVAVSGRNHADLGEIYTGKLNRSLKKLTNTTEQIKGWNTPTNEVITWQSTDGASIDGVLLKPRNYDAAKKYPLLIVIHGGPTAIDLPDPTPSYVYPMLQWVEKGALVLRVNYRGSAGYGEKFRSLNVRNLGVGDMWDVMSGVEYLAKKNMIDTTKMGSMGWSQGGYISAFLTTNTNRFKAISVGAGISNWVTYYVNTDVTPFTRQYLQATPWSDMDIYLKTSPMTNINKASTPTLIQHGEFDKRVPLPNAYELYRGLQDRGVPSRLIIYKGFGHGINKPKERLAATWHNWQWFNHYVFGEKEPTLPIE; encoded by the coding sequence ATGAAAATCTGGTTTTGTTTGCTTGTAGTGCTCAGTTCTATAGGGAACGTAGCAGCCCAGATGGGTTCTTCCGTTTCTTTTGAGAAGGTGATTAGCCTGAAACAGGTGGGGAGTCCCCTTATCTCCCCCGATGGGAAAAGCATCGTGTACAGTGTAACCAGTACTGACTGGGCCTCTAACAACTATGACACAGAGCTCTGGCTGTCCCACAACGGTGCTGCTCCCCAGCCTTTAACCCGTACGGCAAAAGGCAGCAGTACCTCGGCCCGCATTACCCCAGACAGCAAGTTCGTGAGTTTTCTAGCCGACCGTGGAGAGAAAAACCAGTTGTATATCATTCCGGTGACGGGCGGAGAGGCGCTACAGGTGTCGAAAGACGAAGATGGGGTGGGTAGCTATGAATGGAGCCCCGATGGGAAACGTCTGGCCTACACCAAAGCCGAGGCGGACAGCAAAGTAGAGAAAACCACCAAGGACCGGTTTGGCGCCTTTTTTATTGAAGGAGAAGATTTTAAGCGAAGTCACCTTTGGTTGTTGAATTTTCACTATGACTCCATATCCCTAGCAGGACAGTTACCCTGTTATGCGGTTAAGAAAGACTCTCTCCCCTCCAGTTCTACTCCCGCGGTGCATCTCCAGGACTGCGTTAAATTGCCGATGGCCAGAAAAATAACTTCCGGAGATTTTACCGTTACAAATTTCCAGTGGAGCCCTGATGGCAAAACCATAGCCTTTAACCGGCAGCCCAATCCGCTCATCAACAGCAGCCTCCGGTCAGACATAGTTACCATCAACGTAGACACGAAAGAAATGAAAACCTTGGTGTCCAACCCTACCGGCGATTTTTTTACCAGGTGGAGCCCAGATGGCAAAGCGTTTGTGTACAGCAGCTCTCTGAATGATTCTACCACCTACTATTTCAAAAACAACCGCTTATTCATCTATGATACCCAAACCGCTAAAAGCAGAGAAATCTCTCAAGCCATAGATGAAAACAAGAATGTGCTGGATTGGAACAAAAACGGAATTTACCTGGTGGCCTTGGAGAAAACAAGGCAAATGGTATTTGAAGTAGACCCTAAAACGGGTAAGTCAAAAGCCCTTAATCTAGGCCTGGATCTGGTGGCCAACGTTGCTTTCAGTAAGAACACTGATCTGGTGGCTGTAAGCGGACGAAACCACGCTGATCTGGGAGAGATTTACACCGGTAAATTAAACAGATCGTTAAAGAAACTAACCAACACCACTGAGCAAATCAAAGGCTGGAATACTCCTACCAACGAGGTCATTACCTGGCAAAGCACTGATGGAGCCTCTATTGATGGGGTGCTTCTGAAACCCCGTAACTATGACGCCGCTAAAAAATACCCGCTGCTCATTGTCATTCACGGGGGGCCTACGGCCATTGACTTGCCTGATCCTACCCCCTCTTACGTGTATCCCATGCTGCAATGGGTGGAAAAAGGGGCATTGGTGTTGCGGGTAAATTACCGGGGTAGTGCCGGGTACGGCGAAAAATTTCGTTCCCTTAACGTGCGCAATTTAGGAGTGGGAGATATGTGGGATGTGATGAGCGGCGTGGAGTATCTGGCAAAGAAGAATATGATTGACACCACCAAAATGGGCTCAATGGGCTGGAGCCAGGGTGGCTATATCTCTGCTTTCTTAACCACCAATACCAACCGCTTCAAAGCCATTTCTGTGGGGGCCGGTATCTCCAATTGGGTAACTTATTACGTGAATACAGATGTCACGCCTTTTACCCGCCAGTACTTACAGGCCACCCCCTGGAGCGACATGGATATTTACTTGAAAACTTCGCCCATGACCAACATTAACAAAGCCAGCACCCCTACCCTCATTCAGCACGGTGAGTTTGACAAACGCGTTCCCCTCCCCAACGCTTATGAGTTGTACCGGGGTTTGCAAGACCGCGGAGTTCCTTCTAGGCTAATTATTTACAAAGGTTTTGGGCATGGCATCAACAAACCCAAAGAAAGGCTGGCCGCCACCTGGCACAACTGGCAATGGTTTAACCACTATGTTTTCGGTGAAAAAGAACCTACATTACCTATAGAATAG
- a CDS encoding DinB family protein, whose translation MTTEFTQLFSRDLDRLQAEIQAFRKESNLWMTKGDIKNSAGNLCLHLMGNLRTYIGRNMGSYAYVRDRDAEFALKDIPAEIVLNQIKETKALVVATLTQMAPEDLEAPHKEEVFGYAMSNRYFLLHLLAHLSYHLGQINYLRRVLEE comes from the coding sequence ATGACCACTGAATTTACCCAACTATTTTCCCGTGACTTGGACAGGCTTCAGGCGGAGATTCAGGCTTTTAGAAAAGAGAGCAACCTCTGGATGACGAAGGGAGACATTAAGAATTCGGCCGGTAATTTGTGCCTGCACCTCATGGGTAACCTAAGAACCTACATTGGCAGGAACATGGGTTCCTATGCATATGTAAGAGACCGTGACGCCGAGTTTGCCTTAAAGGATATTCCGGCTGAAATAGTATTGAACCAGATTAAGGAGACAAAAGCCCTGGTAGTAGCCACCCTCACCCAAATGGCGCCTGAAGATTTAGAGGCCCCTCATAAAGAAGAGGTATTTGGCTATGCTATGTCCAACAGGTATTTTCTACTTCATTTACTGGCCCACCTTTCCTACCATTTAGGGCAGATAAATTACCTACGGCGGGTGCTGGAAGAATAA
- a CDS encoding phosphoglycerate kinase, protein MITIDQYDFQGKRALVRVDFNVPLNSKFEITDDTRIRAAVPTIKKILNDGGSVVLMSHLGRPKGGPEEKYSLKHLIKPLEDIFLTKVNFSRDCVGAEALELASSLQPGEILLLENLRFHAEEEQGNQIFAEKLSLLGDVYVNDAFGTAHRAHASTAIVADYFPHDKVCGSVMQAELENAQKVLSYADRPYTAIMGGAKISDKIMVIEQLLDRVDNLIIGGGMSYTFAKAQGGTIGNSLLEADKQQLTLDLLRKAEEKGVKIYLPTDSVIADAFDNDANTDVVASGAIPNGWMGLDIGPDTRATFAEVVRNSKTILWNGPMGVFEFPNFAIGTKTIAEAVVEATKNGAYSLIGGGDSAAAVTQMGHSHDVSYVSTGGGALLEYMEGKELPGVTALQFEETPLT, encoded by the coding sequence ATGATAACCATTGACCAATATGATTTCCAGGGCAAGCGCGCCCTGGTGCGCGTAGATTTTAACGTGCCCCTGAACAGCAAATTTGAAATCACAGATGATACCCGTATCAGGGCGGCCGTGCCTACCATCAAAAAGATTCTGAACGATGGTGGATCGGTGGTATTGATGTCGCACTTGGGAAGACCCAAGGGAGGCCCCGAGGAAAAATACTCGCTCAAGCATCTCATCAAGCCCTTGGAAGATATTTTCCTGACCAAGGTGAATTTCTCCCGCGACTGCGTAGGCGCCGAAGCCCTGGAACTAGCCAGTAGCCTGCAACCCGGTGAGATTCTCTTGCTGGAAAACCTACGGTTCCACGCCGAGGAAGAGCAAGGCAACCAGATCTTCGCCGAGAAACTGAGCCTTTTAGGCGATGTGTACGTGAATGACGCCTTCGGGACCGCTCACCGCGCCCACGCCTCCACAGCCATCGTGGCTGACTATTTCCCCCATGACAAGGTGTGTGGATCTGTGATGCAGGCCGAGTTGGAGAATGCCCAGAAAGTACTGAGCTACGCCGACCGCCCCTACACCGCCATCATGGGCGGCGCCAAGATCTCTGACAAGATCATGGTGATTGAGCAGCTCCTGGACCGCGTGGACAACCTGATCATTGGCGGCGGTATGAGCTATACCTTCGCCAAGGCCCAGGGCGGCACCATTGGTAACTCCCTCCTGGAAGCCGACAAACAGCAACTAACCCTGGACCTGCTGCGCAAAGCCGAAGAGAAAGGCGTGAAAATCTACTTGCCCACTGACTCGGTGATCGCCGATGCCTTTGACAATGACGCCAACACCGATGTGGTAGCCAGCGGCGCTATTCCCAACGGCTGGATGGGCCTGGACATAGGACCAGACACCCGTGCCACCTTCGCGGAGGTAGTGCGCAACTCAAAAACCATCCTCTGGAACGGACCCATGGGCGTTTTTGAATTCCCTAATTTCGCCATCGGTACCAAGACCATTGCCGAGGCCGTAGTGGAAGCCACTAAGAACGGTGCCTACTCGCTCATTGGGGGCGGCGACTCAGCCGCGGCGGTCACTCAAATGGGCCACAGTCATGATGTGTCCTACGTCTCTACCGGTGGCGGTGCCCTGCTAGAGTACATGGAAGGCAAAGAACTGCCCGGCGTAACGGCCTTACAATTTGAAGAGACTCCTTTAACCTAA
- a CDS encoding RecQ family ATP-dependent DNA helicase, producing the protein MADIHEILTQYWGHEAFRPGQEDIIKAVLAGEDTLAILPTGGGKSICFQVPALALGGVCVVVSPLIALMKDQVENLRKRGISAAALHSGQPERERDLILDNCVFGGTSFLYVSPERLQTELFLERVKRMNVCLLAVDEAHCISQWGYDFRPPYLEIAKLREVLPKVPVLALTASATEVVKADIQEKLQFKKPQVFQQSFARKNLSYSVLATEDKEGRLGEILQKMPGTAIVYVRNRRRTQELADWLKKQNIKAAAYHAGLPHQTRTAAQTDWLQDRVRVIVATNAFGMGIDKPDVRLVVHLDLPDSLEAYYQEAGRAGRDGKYSYATVLLGPEDTSLLLKKTKEAYPPIETIKRVYQALANYYQLATGSGAFQSFDFDLADFSRTYQLAPVEVHHSLKQLESEGLLQMNEGFYSPSKVNFLLGNTALYEFQLLNETLEPLIKGLLRLYGGEMFRDFVKIAEAGLAKHLNLHEKTIKQQLQHLHQRKVLVYEAQHDGPQVQFLTPRFDAATLPLDQKRLTQFRERALEKAQSVVAYMTNTKECRTNQILAYFGEIATSNCRICDYCLAQKKKKKLEENKLHLEARVLSHLKETPLHPKSIAIHFSSSEQDLLGDLLQEMLESNLLRYTPDGNLERIGL; encoded by the coding sequence ATGGCAGACATTCACGAGATACTAACGCAATATTGGGGCCACGAGGCATTCAGGCCGGGGCAGGAGGATATCATTAAGGCGGTTTTGGCTGGGGAAGATACTTTAGCTATTCTGCCTACTGGCGGCGGGAAATCTATCTGTTTTCAGGTGCCGGCGTTGGCCTTAGGGGGCGTTTGCGTGGTGGTGAGCCCTTTGATTGCGCTTATGAAAGATCAGGTGGAGAATCTTCGGAAACGGGGTATTTCTGCGGCGGCTTTACATTCGGGGCAACCCGAGCGGGAGCGGGACCTAATCCTGGATAACTGCGTTTTTGGCGGGACCAGCTTTCTGTACGTGTCGCCGGAGCGGTTGCAGACCGAGCTTTTCCTGGAGCGCGTAAAGCGAATGAACGTGTGCCTGCTGGCTGTGGATGAGGCGCACTGTATCTCCCAGTGGGGCTATGATTTTCGGCCGCCGTATTTAGAGATTGCCAAGCTGCGCGAGGTGCTGCCAAAAGTACCGGTGTTGGCGCTCACGGCCTCGGCCACCGAGGTGGTGAAAGCCGATATCCAGGAGAAGCTACAATTCAAAAAGCCGCAGGTGTTTCAGCAGAGCTTCGCTCGGAAGAACTTGTCTTATTCTGTTCTTGCCACCGAAGACAAGGAAGGACGGTTGGGGGAGATCCTGCAGAAAATGCCGGGTACGGCCATTGTGTACGTACGCAACCGCCGCCGCACCCAGGAACTGGCCGACTGGCTCAAAAAACAGAACATAAAAGCCGCAGCCTACCACGCCGGACTCCCGCACCAAACCCGAACCGCTGCCCAAACCGATTGGCTACAGGACCGCGTGCGGGTTATTGTGGCTACCAACGCCTTCGGGATGGGGATTGACAAACCAGACGTGCGGCTGGTGGTGCACCTGGACCTGCCCGATTCCCTGGAGGCCTATTACCAGGAGGCCGGCCGGGCGGGCCGCGACGGGAAATACAGCTATGCCACGGTGCTGCTGGGCCCCGAAGATACTTCCTTGCTGCTTAAGAAAACAAAGGAAGCGTACCCACCTATAGAGACCATTAAACGGGTGTATCAGGCGCTAGCCAATTACTACCAGCTGGCCACCGGGAGCGGCGCCTTCCAGTCCTTTGACTTTGACCTGGCTGACTTCAGCCGCACGTATCAATTAGCCCCGGTAGAGGTGCATCACTCTTTAAAGCAGCTGGAGTCTGAAGGTTTGCTGCAAATGAACGAAGGTTTCTATAGCCCATCCAAAGTGAATTTCCTTCTAGGAAACACCGCCTTGTATGAATTTCAACTCCTGAATGAGACCCTGGAACCCTTGATCAAAGGCTTGCTGCGGCTGTATGGTGGCGAGATGTTCCGGGACTTCGTGAAGATAGCAGAGGCGGGGCTGGCCAAACACCTGAACCTGCACGAGAAAACCATAAAGCAGCAATTGCAGCACCTGCACCAGCGCAAGGTCTTGGTCTATGAGGCGCAGCATGACGGTCCGCAGGTACAATTTTTAACGCCGCGGTTTGATGCCGCTACATTGCCTCTGGACCAAAAGCGGTTAACGCAGTTTAGGGAACGGGCCCTGGAAAAGGCCCAGAGCGTGGTGGCGTATATGACCAATACCAAAGAGTGCCGTACCAATCAGATACTGGCTTATTTTGGGGAGATAGCTACCTCCAATTGCCGCATCTGTGACTATTGCCTGGCCCAGAAGAAAAAGAAGAAACTGGAGGAGAACAAACTCCACCTGGAAGCGCGCGTGCTAAGCCACCTAAAGGAAACGCCTTTGCACCCAAAGTCCATCGCCATCCATTTCAGTTCTTCGGAGCAAGATTTACTGGGTGACCTGCTGCAGGAAATGCTGGAGAGCAACCTACTTCGGTACACACCAGACGGTAACCTAGAACGGATTGGCCTGTAG
- a CDS encoding ABC transporter ATP-binding protein, whose translation MSAEKPVLLEARGLFKSYGKLPVLKGIDLSIGEAEVVAIVGASGAGKSTLLHLLGTLDAPDAGEVYLHGQKISSMSNKEVARFRNRNIGFIFQFHNLLPEFTALENVCLPGFLADRDEKEVETRAKELLTMLGLADRLDHKPSQMSGGEQQRTAVARALINSPKLIFADEPSGNLDSKNADELHQIFFNLRKDLGQTFVIVTHNPALADMADRKLTMKDGYLLQPEEVV comes from the coding sequence ATGAGCGCAGAGAAACCAGTTTTGTTGGAGGCCCGCGGGCTGTTTAAATCTTACGGCAAGTTACCAGTCCTGAAAGGCATTGACCTCTCCATTGGCGAAGCCGAAGTGGTGGCCATTGTGGGCGCTTCCGGTGCCGGGAAAAGCACGCTCCTGCATTTGCTGGGCACCTTAGATGCGCCTGACGCCGGCGAGGTGTACCTGCACGGCCAGAAGATATCAAGTATGAGCAACAAAGAGGTGGCCCGTTTCAGGAACCGCAACATTGGCTTCATCTTCCAGTTTCATAACCTGCTTCCCGAGTTCACCGCCTTGGAAAACGTCTGTCTCCCCGGCTTCCTGGCCGACCGCGACGAAAAGGAAGTGGAGACCCGCGCCAAAGAACTGCTCACCATGCTGGGCCTCGCCGACCGCCTGGACCACAAACCCTCCCAGATGAGCGGTGGCGAGCAGCAACGCACCGCCGTCGCCCGAGCCCTCATCAATTCCCCCAAACTCATCTTCGCCGATGAACCATCCGGTAACCTGGACTCCAAGAACGCCGATGAACTGCACCAGATCTTCTTTAACCTCCGCAAAGACCTGGGCCAGACGTTTGTGATTGTGACCCATAATCCTGCCCTCGCAGATATGGCGGACCGGAAGCTTACCATGAAAGATGGGTATTTGCTGCAGCCGGAGGAAGTGGTGTAG
- a CDS encoding glycoside hydrolase family 113, with protein sequence MKSFLWLIYACLMLQLVACQSAPSQPMPGMPLLRGVNWVAADTVTLEQLQNLKDHGVEWIAQTPFGWQKAHDQPDLAFSSKRGYWGERDAGLIQTTLLARSLGIKTLLKPHIWLRSNQSGAWVGTIKMNSEADWQAWFKNYRTMLLHYARLADSLQIEGLCIGTELHLTVTEKPEEWRKLIKDVRQVYRGQLTYAANWNEEYEDVPFWDELDFIGVQAYFPLSKATAPPLATLLDSWKPHVRALEKLQRKFNKPVVFTEVGYRNIPHAAAEPWTWPARGEQTEPEDPATQERLYEAMYRTFWHKPWFRGTFIWKWYPAVRTSGRARRDFTPQGLPAARVMARYYQQGN encoded by the coding sequence ATGAAGTCTTTCCTGTGGTTGATATACGCGTGCCTGATGCTGCAACTGGTGGCCTGCCAGTCGGCGCCCTCGCAGCCTATGCCTGGCATGCCGCTGTTACGGGGTGTGAACTGGGTGGCCGCCGATACGGTGACGCTGGAGCAGTTGCAAAACTTGAAAGACCATGGGGTGGAATGGATAGCGCAGACGCCGTTTGGCTGGCAGAAGGCCCATGATCAACCCGACCTCGCCTTCAGCAGCAAGCGCGGGTACTGGGGCGAGCGGGACGCCGGACTCATCCAGACCACCTTGCTAGCCCGCTCATTGGGCATCAAAACGCTACTGAAACCGCACATCTGGCTTAGGAGCAACCAAAGCGGCGCCTGGGTGGGCACCATCAAAATGAATTCAGAAGCAGACTGGCAGGCGTGGTTCAAGAATTACCGCACCATGCTGCTCCACTACGCGCGGCTCGCTGATTCCCTGCAGATAGAAGGCCTCTGCATTGGAACCGAATTGCACCTCACCGTCACCGAGAAACCGGAGGAATGGCGCAAACTGATCAAAGACGTACGGCAGGTGTACCGCGGCCAGCTTACCTACGCCGCCAACTGGAACGAGGAATACGAAGACGTGCCTTTCTGGGATGAGCTGGATTTTATTGGCGTGCAGGCCTATTTCCCGCTCAGCAAAGCAACTGCCCCTCCCCTGGCCACGTTGCTGGACTCTTGGAAACCCCACGTGCGGGCCCTGGAAAAGCTGCAGCGCAAGTTCAATAAACCCGTGGTGTTCACCGAGGTAGGCTACCGCAACATTCCGCACGCGGCCGCCGAGCCCTGGACCTGGCCCGCGCGCGGCGAGCAGACCGAGCCCGAAGACCCTGCCACGCAGGAACGGCTCTATGAGGCCATGTACCGCACCTTCTGGCATAAACCCTGGTTCAGGGGCACGTTCATCTGGAAATGGTACCCGGCGGTACGCACCTCGGGCCGCGCCCGTCGCGATTTTACGCCCCAGGGCCTGCCGGCAGCCAGGGTGATGGCCCGGTATTACCAGCAAGGCAATTAA
- the sucC gene encoding ADP-forming succinate--CoA ligase subunit beta yields MNIHEYQAKDILKRYGVRIQEGIVAETPEEAVAAAKRLTEETGTGWHVIKAQIHAGGRGKGGGVKLAKNLEQVKEIAGQILGMQLITHQTGPEGKKVNKVLVAQDVYYPGDSEPKEYYVSILLDRAKGQNVIMASTEGGMDIEEVAEHTPEKIFKEWIDPAVGLRPFQANKIAFAFGLQGEAFKEFVKFLNSLYNAYVDTDASMFEINPVLKTSDNKILAVDGKVDLDDNALFRHKDLADLRDLAEEDPLEVEASKSNLNYVKLDGNVGCMVNGAGLAMATMDIIKLSGGEPANFLDVGGGANAQTVEAGFRLILQDPNVKAILINIFGGIVRCDRVANGVVEAYKNIGTINVPIIVRLQGTNAEEGARIIDESGLKVYSAVLLKDAAQKVKDVLAEMA; encoded by the coding sequence ATGAATATACACGAGTACCAGGCGAAAGACATTCTGAAACGCTACGGCGTAAGAATTCAGGAAGGCATAGTAGCGGAAACCCCTGAAGAGGCGGTAGCGGCTGCCAAGCGTTTAACCGAGGAAACCGGCACTGGCTGGCACGTGATCAAAGCCCAGATTCATGCGGGCGGTCGCGGTAAAGGCGGCGGGGTGAAACTGGCCAAGAACCTGGAGCAGGTGAAAGAAATTGCCGGCCAGATCTTAGGCATGCAGTTGATTACGCACCAAACCGGCCCCGAGGGCAAAAAAGTAAATAAGGTATTGGTAGCCCAGGACGTGTACTACCCTGGTGACTCTGAGCCGAAAGAATATTACGTATCTATCTTGTTAGATAGAGCCAAAGGCCAAAACGTGATCATGGCGTCTACTGAAGGCGGTATGGACATTGAAGAAGTAGCGGAGCATACACCGGAGAAAATCTTCAAGGAGTGGATTGACCCAGCAGTTGGTCTTCGTCCGTTCCAGGCCAACAAGATTGCCTTTGCTTTTGGTTTGCAGGGCGAGGCGTTCAAGGAGTTTGTAAAGTTCCTGAACAGCCTGTACAACGCGTATGTAGACACAGACGCTTCTATGTTTGAGATCAACCCGGTGTTGAAGACCTCAGACAACAAGATTCTGGCGGTAGACGGCAAGGTAGACTTAGACGACAACGCTCTGTTCCGTCACAAAGACCTGGCTGACCTGCGCGACTTAGCCGAGGAAGATCCTTTGGAAGTAGAGGCGAGCAAAAGCAACCTGAACTATGTGAAGCTGGACGGTAACGTGGGCTGTATGGTGAACGGTGCTGGTCTGGCCATGGCCACCATGGACATTATCAAGCTTTCTGGCGGTGAGCCGGCTAACTTCCTGGACGTAGGGGGTGGGGCCAACGCGCAGACCGTAGAAGCCGGTTTCCGTTTGATCCTGCAGGACCCTAACGTGAAAGCCATCCTGATCAACATCTTCGGGGGTATTGTGCGTTGCGACCGTGTAGCCAATGGTGTGGTAGAGGCTTACAAGAACATTGGGACTATCAACGTTCCTATCATTGTTCGTCTGCAAGGAACCAACGCCGAGGAAGGTGCCCGTATCATTGACGAGTCTGGCCTGAAAGTTTACTCTGCCGTGTTGCTGAAAGACGCTGCGCAGAAAGTGAAAGACGTATTGGCAGAAATGGCATAA
- a CDS encoding transglutaminase-like domain-containing protein, which produces MKKQTLLMFCLASVLSVGFSPTLQAQDAMPYLKVISFDRAPQLKPVYQKSAPDNAYLTQLRNTYQLDKIIAGKKTDFDKVKAICGWARQRWEHNGVNTPLKNDPISILEEAATGKSFRCVEYGIVVSGALNAVGIPARTLALKMEHADTVSFGAGHVVAEAYLRDQKKWVMVDGQFNVIPMLKDTPLNAVELQQALATGAPDLKVVSFSGTKAADYFPWIAPYLFYFNTRLDNRFGVERGPNSIMLVPKGAKNLTVFQKTLPIQDMAYTHSLADFYPAMK; this is translated from the coding sequence ATGAAAAAGCAAACCCTTCTCATGTTCTGTCTGGCTTCTGTTTTAAGTGTAGGCTTCTCCCCTACCTTGCAGGCCCAGGACGCAATGCCCTACCTGAAAGTTATCTCCTTTGACCGCGCCCCCCAGCTGAAGCCCGTGTACCAGAAAAGCGCCCCGGACAATGCCTACCTTACCCAGCTCCGGAACACCTATCAGTTAGACAAAATCATTGCCGGTAAAAAAACCGATTTTGATAAGGTGAAAGCCATCTGCGGATGGGCCAGGCAGCGGTGGGAACACAACGGCGTGAACACGCCCCTCAAAAATGATCCTATCTCTATTCTGGAGGAAGCCGCCACTGGCAAGAGTTTCAGGTGCGTAGAATACGGCATTGTGGTGAGCGGCGCTTTAAATGCCGTGGGCATACCGGCCAGAACGTTGGCCCTGAAGATGGAGCACGCCGATACGGTGTCCTTCGGGGCGGGGCACGTGGTGGCCGAAGCTTATTTGCGCGACCAGAAAAAGTGGGTGATGGTAGACGGTCAGTTTAACGTCATTCCTATGCTCAAAGACACTCCCTTGAATGCCGTAGAGTTACAGCAGGCCCTGGCCACCGGGGCACCAGACCTGAAGGTGGTCTCGTTCTCTGGCACCAAAGCCGCCGATTACTTCCCCTGGATTGCGCCTTACCTGTTTTACTTCAATACCCGCCTGGACAACCGCTTTGGCGTGGAGCGAGGGCCAAACAGCATCATGCTGGTACCCAAAGGCGCCAAGAACCTTACGGTCTTCCAGAAAACCTTGCCCATCCAGGACATGGCCTACACGCACTCTCTGGCAGACTTCTACCCAGCCATGAAGTAA
- a CDS encoding organic hydroperoxide resistance protein yields MKRVYTAEVTATGGRTGHVKSNDGILDMPVRLPEGLGGNGGATNPEQLFAAGYAACFQSALMLVASKQKIRLDEKSTVTAHVGLDQFENAGYGLSVQLDVKIDGVDKEKAMELVEQAHQVCPYSVGTRGNIDVQLNVLN; encoded by the coding sequence ATGAAGAGAGTGTATACCGCGGAGGTAACCGCAACCGGAGGCCGCACCGGCCATGTAAAATCAAATGATGGCATCTTAGACATGCCGGTCCGTTTACCTGAAGGCCTGGGCGGAAACGGCGGCGCCACCAACCCAGAGCAATTATTTGCGGCAGGGTACGCCGCCTGTTTCCAGAGCGCCTTAATGCTGGTGGCCAGCAAGCAAAAAATACGCCTGGATGAAAAGTCTACCGTAACCGCCCACGTAGGCCTTGACCAGTTTGAAAACGCCGGCTACGGCCTGTCTGTGCAGTTAGACGTGAAGATTGACGGCGTAGACAAAGAGAAAGCCATGGAACTGGTAGAGCAGGCCCACCAGGTGTGCCCATATTCTGTGGGTACTCGCGGCAACATAGACGTGCAACTAAACGTGTTGAACTAG
- a CDS encoding response regulator, with translation MVVEDDPSAIFLAHRVLTKSVIAEKFCTARNGIQALSCLQSHCGAPDYHHELPSLILLDINMPYMDGFEFLLELDLLKLNTRPLVVMLSSSQKKEDEHKALQLKADAYLRKPLKIEELNEFLSKTL, from the coding sequence ATGGTCGTAGAAGACGACCCTTCCGCCATTTTCCTTGCCCACCGCGTCCTCACGAAAAGTGTAATTGCTGAAAAGTTCTGTACCGCCCGAAACGGGATACAGGCGCTGAGTTGCCTCCAGAGTCACTGCGGCGCTCCAGATTATCATCATGAGTTACCTTCTCTTATTCTCCTGGACATCAACATGCCCTACATGGATGGATTTGAATTCCTACTTGAGCTTGACCTTCTAAAGCTCAACACAAGGCCTCTGGTGGTCATGTTATCCTCCTCCCAAAAAAAAGAGGACGAACACAAAGCCCTCCAACTCAAAGCAGATGCCTACCTTAGAAAACCGCTCAAAATAGAGGAGCTTAATGAGTTCCTCTCCAAGACGCTTTAA